One stretch of Pigmentiphaga aceris DNA includes these proteins:
- a CDS encoding methyl-accepting chemotaxis protein — protein sequence MLSAFNRVLENISVRNKLFLGFGVVLALTILIAGSSWSGLGSLSDRGRHVVVTSKLNDLARDVLITRLNYTVQPDAAGAAAIFKRLDELDQHLAYSKSVFLLPANIADLSQATEATKRYRAHLTEFVQAMTARDNDQPVLVRHGDTADAELQTLANRMASQDRNQAERDAVAKAQVLLDQARAQVNQYAYSLKSELAQPANDAIEQASRQLNTLNAVMSPAEPDSVQRIQTALAAFRTSFVQFIDNNTTASKAVTGLRAEIAVLLGISEKLAQNEIALSAEDVDTANRVLAIATLAALVIGALATWLITHQIVGPLNATLRNAERVADGDLTHDMMVTRRDELGALQRSMQRMTLNLRDLIGGLRDGVQEIAGAAEELSAVTEQTSAGVNGQRVETDQVATAMSQMTAAVHDVARNAEQASGAAVNASREASEGNNVVGQAISQIERLATEVENSTAAMAELKRESEKIGSVLDVIKGVAAQTNLLALNAAIEAARAGEAGRGFAVVADEVRSLAQRAHTSTEEIEQLISGLQSGTMLVAGSLESSRTLTDSSVELAQRAGSSLGSITRSVSAIESMNHQIAAAAEQQSSATEGINRSVINVRQISEQTASASDETAASSVRLAQLGSELQIMVGKFKL from the coding sequence ATGCTTTCGGCATTTAATCGAGTTCTGGAAAATATAAGCGTTCGCAACAAGCTCTTCCTGGGCTTTGGTGTGGTGTTGGCACTGACGATATTGATCGCCGGCAGCAGTTGGTCAGGTCTTGGATCGCTGAGTGACCGTGGCAGGCACGTAGTGGTGACGTCCAAGCTGAACGACCTGGCCCGCGACGTACTGATCACGCGCCTGAACTACACCGTGCAGCCTGACGCAGCAGGTGCGGCTGCAATCTTCAAGCGCCTGGATGAACTTGATCAGCACCTTGCCTACAGCAAATCGGTTTTTCTGCTCCCAGCCAACATTGCAGACCTGTCGCAAGCAACAGAGGCCACCAAACGCTATCGCGCTCACCTGACTGAATTCGTGCAGGCGATGACTGCGCGCGACAACGACCAGCCGGTATTGGTGCGTCATGGCGATACTGCCGATGCCGAGTTGCAAACGCTGGCGAACCGCATGGCATCCCAGGATCGCAATCAGGCCGAACGTGATGCGGTTGCAAAGGCGCAGGTATTGTTGGACCAGGCCCGAGCGCAGGTCAACCAATATGCCTACAGCCTGAAAAGCGAGCTTGCCCAGCCAGCCAACGATGCCATCGAACAAGCCAGTCGCCAACTGAACACGCTCAATGCGGTGATGTCGCCTGCCGAGCCCGACAGCGTTCAGCGCATCCAGACCGCACTGGCGGCTTTCCGTACCAGCTTTGTGCAGTTCATCGACAACAACACTACGGCAAGCAAGGCAGTGACCGGACTTCGCGCCGAGATTGCGGTCTTGCTTGGGATCAGCGAGAAGCTGGCGCAGAACGAGATTGCGCTGAGCGCGGAAGATGTCGATACCGCCAACCGCGTGCTTGCCATCGCTACGCTGGCTGCATTGGTGATCGGAGCCTTGGCCACCTGGCTGATCACGCATCAGATTGTCGGGCCGCTTAACGCAACTTTGCGTAATGCCGAGCGCGTGGCAGACGGTGATCTGACGCACGACATGATGGTGACGCGTCGCGACGAGCTGGGTGCGCTTCAGCGCAGCATGCAGCGCATGACACTGAACCTGCGAGACCTGATCGGTGGTCTGCGTGATGGCGTACAGGAAATTGCGGGAGCTGCCGAAGAGCTGTCGGCAGTGACTGAGCAGACCAGTGCGGGCGTGAATGGGCAGCGCGTGGAGACCGATCAGGTAGCGACTGCAATGAGCCAGATGACCGCTGCCGTGCACGACGTGGCGCGCAACGCGGAACAGGCATCAGGGGCAGCGGTGAACGCCAGCCGCGAGGCAAGCGAAGGCAATAATGTGGTGGGCCAGGCCATTTCCCAGATCGAGCGCCTGGCAACCGAAGTCGAAAATTCCACTGCAGCCATGGCGGAACTGAAACGCGAAAGCGAGAAAATCGGCAGCGTGCTGGACGTGATCAAGGGTGTGGCAGCGCAGACCAACCTGCTGGCGCTTAACGCTGCCATCGAGGCTGCGCGCGCAGGTGAGGCCGGTCGTGGTTTTGCGGTGGTGGCCGATGAAGTGCGCAGTCTGGCGCAACGCGCACACACATCTACTGAGGAGATCGAGCAACTGATCTCTGGTCTGCAAAGCGGCACCATGCTGGTGGCAGGCAGCCTGGAAAGCAGTCGCACGCTGACCGACAGCAGCGTGGAACTGGCCCAGCGTGCAGGGTCTTCACTGGGCAGTATTACCCGTTCGGTGTCGGCGATTGAGTCGATGAACCACCAGATTGCGGCGGCAGCCGAGCAGCAGAGTTCTGCCACGGAAGGCATCAATCGCAGCGTGATCAATGTGCGCCAGATATCAGAACAGACGGCATCGGCCAGCGACGAAACGGCAGCGTCCAGCGTTCGACTTGCCCAGCTGGGTTCCGAGCTTCAGATCATGGTGGGCAAGTTCAAGCTGTGA